CTGCGGAGCCAATATCGAACCCACATCACTATCAACCCTACGGTGAGATCTACACTATCAAAATGGACGGCTCAGATCTTCATAGGCTGACTCATAACTCCTACGAGGATGGGACCCCCACGTGGAGTCCACGTTACATCAGCCCCGTAAACGTGGAGAGTTTATATGATGAGGAACCATGTGGCTTTGAAGATTGTCACTGGCTTaaacaaaagaagaaggccCATAATGATATTAGGCCCGTCTTGACTGGGCCTCGATGCAGTCCATAAAATATCAACTGGGCCCTCCACAAACCCAAAGTCCATCTCCTCTAAAGGTGGTAAATTTGGAATGTACTACtgtgttatatatattatataattgaaagaaGATATTGGTACGTAAATAAGGGTTGTACTTTCTACCTCCATGTTTTTGTATATAATAAAGAAATGTTAAGATATATCTGAGTTGCCTCCCTTCATTTTAGTATAGTACATTATTGCTTCTATATATCAAAGTTTTGAAGAAATATGACAATAGAAGCATATGAACTTTGTACAAATCTCAGCATTTTGGTATTCGATAATTCGTTACAACGCTACAACAAACCGCCGAGATCCTGATGTTGTGGAGAAAAACTAGTGGCATTGGCTTACATCAAAAGCTATGATGAGAAAAAGCTTACAAAGCGGGGGGGGATCAACAAAAATGAGGGGAGGGGAGGGGCATTTTATGTCTCTCTCTATTTTCTAACTGCTGTTAAGTCAGGCTGCTGCTACATCTAATCCAACAGAGCATTGGAATACAAATTTACTGTGTTTGATTCTGGAAGAACTCCGGAGGTATCGTCGGAGGGCAGTACTTCTTCGCCACGTGTTTGTACTGAGGCAAAAACCATCAAAATATCAGTATAAAAACATAAAGAAGCCAAAAGAACAACGTAGTATATTTCTCTCTGATGCTAACCTTATGCTGGCTGTATTTCTCTCTGATGGCTGGTAAGCTAGAATTGTGGGTGTTACAGCAGAGGCGATGCAAATCCTTAACGCAGTCGACAAGGTCGGATGGCTGATAATGTGTATAATGCTGCAAGGTGGAGTTCTGTACCAAAGATGACAAGAGTATACTGTATAAGCTTAATTGGTTTATTGGCAGGCTACTCAAATTCCATGTTATTTTATTCTCATTCACGATAAAATGGTAGGGAAGGAAACATAGATGAGTGGCATACCCATGGTCTCTTAGTTGGAAGAAGTATGAACTTTGCCAAGAAGATCGCCGAGGCAGCCACAAGTGATGGTGCGTAGCAAAGCATACTGTATTCTAAAAGAGTATTTCGGCAAGGAAGTTGGCCAAGCATTCCAACTGCATTGATGAAACCTCGTCGGTGGTGCCTTGAGCAGCACGAACAAATCGCCTATACAACGAGAAACAAATCAGAAATTACGAGATCATTGGTAAATGTAGGAAAGTGAAAGAACAGAAGCGTTACCAAACATCATCATAAGCATCGACTTACCTTAAGAAACATTTTGGTGTTGGAGCTGTCATTTCAAACTTCAAGTAATTCAAGACAGAAGATTCCATTTGCAATACctctttttaaaatatgtgttattcagttatataacaaaattcttcCACTTGAGGTGCACAGATCTCTTACATTTTTCTAGAAGTATACAATCTTACTAGTTAATATCAGACCatcaaaatcaaaggaaatttaTAGGGAAACAACATTAATGGTTTGGGATTCTTACGAAGCAATCATCATGCAAGCAACACCAAGCAACTGTAATCGTTGTCGATCCATCGAATTTCCTGATAGGTATCGATCAATGTAGTTCACTGTCAAATATAGAGTATCTGGCACGAGCCTATACTCTTCTGCTACCTACAAATGGAACTTAAATAGTTATAGTCAAACCTTAAAGAATGAAGAATTGACTTTGAAAACCAATAATGTCAACAAAAAAAAGTTACCTCCACAAGCCAATCAATCAGTATGCCACgcatatttgaatttatttcctTCTGAATTTTCTCCATGAAATCTGTAGAAGGCCTTTTCTTTGCCTGAACCAATAACAACACAATGGAAAGAATTTGAGAACaaagaactcaaaataaatctttagattataattaaaattctggaaaaaaaaattaaaagaaaagaaaaagaaaaagaagattatcaCCTCAGATGCTCGCAAGTGCTTGTAAATATCACAAGCAATTGTAGCACATTGCTGGGGATCCATGAAATCGATATCTACATCAATGATATCGCCATCTGTTGCCATTTCTGTGAGTACATCTCTATTGCATATACTACCTACAAAGGGGaaccaaacaaaaaacaatCAATTCATCTCAATTCATtaccaatgttttcaaaattatttcctCAAAAACTAATCCATGAGCTTACCTTTAATTGGTGCTTGACTACTAATTGGTGCCGGGCCTGAAATGCAGAGACTGCTTTTAGTTTTCCTCTCAACAGAATCAACTGCTGGGACATCAGTATTGTCCAAGTACTCGACGTCGGGACTCTTAAAAGAATCACAGGTAGACATAGTTTCATCTAAGGAAACTGATACTCCATCTGATTTAGAGGGAGAGACATCCATACAACTAGAGACAGCCGTGGCATCAGTTCTTGAGAAAGCTGTAGCATTGCTAGGAGCAACTGCATTCGTCGTTTTGACATCAACCAATGTGGTCGAATTGGTCACCGGCAAGTTAGTGCTGCGAGTTCTAGCAGGGGAACTCTTTCTGGCCTTGACAGCTTTGGTTGCACAAGGCACCTGCAAATTTGAAATTCCATTTCGTAATGCTTCAAAATCATGGTTGATTATAGGTTAAAACAGTAAAGAGTACAGATATTTAACAATGGAACTGCGTTCCATTGACAAGATTTAAACAAACAAAGAGGCACATGCCGCTgtcataaactttaaaaaaaaaaaaaaggatttgaCCAAAAATCATATCCAAATTGTAAATCCGAGGACTTgtttgaaagaagaaaaaaaatcattgtatATATCGATTTCTCATACTTGTTCTTCAAAAGGAAACAAACACAGCTATGAAAACATAACAATGCTAGAAAAATATAATAGTGATATCTCAGCTACCCAAAAACCTTGAGAAGTGACACGCTGAATATAAAATTGTTATAGGAATGTAGACCCCTTCTTGTTATAAAGATCCGCCCATAATTTTAATCTTAGCTACTTGCTACAAAGTTTCTTGATTGACGGAAAAAACCAAGGAAATGATAAGAAGATCCCATTTCCCAGTCAAAGTTTCGGCGAAAATCCAGACAGCTCAACCCTTTATTAATGAACAATTCAAAGAATTCAGGCGACATTTTTCATCCATTGTCATTCAGCCTCTAGCAATCTAAAGCGGTGAACAACCATACTAATAATAAGCAATCCATTTCAGAAAACCCCAAAACCCAAAATCCAAAACCCCCTTAAGAAAATAACCAAATAATAAAAAACCCTactgaaagaaaaatataaaaacccacaaaaaaaaatccaagacaatgaaaagaaatcaaacaaaaaCATAATCAAGACTCAGGTGTAAAGTAAGTAGGTACCATAATAGCAGGCGGAACAGAGCTTTTGGCTGCACTATGAGACACATTCTTAAAATTCGTTAGGTTACCAAGTGGCGCTCGCTTCTTCGCCAAGTGTGGTGGAACCGCCATAACCTTTCCTACATTGTCCGACGACGAGGCCGAGGACGCTTGTCGTTTGGCCAACGACGACGTCGTCGACGACGAAAACGAAGGACGGCGATTATGGGTAGACATGGCGGATCGAATCAAACCCAGTTGAGAATTCGAGAGTAAAATTCAAAGAAGACTTCAAATTTCTCTCTAATTTGAATTTCAGCGTTCTTGGCgttagagagaaagagagagagaaacaccAAGAAAGCAAagaatcaaaaatcaaaacaacaaaagggaaaaaagggGGGAAAGAAAAGATAGTTAAAGTTCTTGGAGTTTGAAAGGGAATTACGATTTCATgagaattttgattttgaagattgaagaagaagaagaagaagaagagagcgTTATCGAAAGTGAAAGAGAAGGCAAGTGTGGATTTATAATAAAGGGGGCTTTAATTACAGTTTTTGCTTTAGGGCGGGGAATTTTGATGATTTTGAATTCGGAAAGATCCTGACCGTCGATTCAACGCTCGGTATTCGTTAGGAGCGGACATTGAAAGTGGGGTCCATTTTAAGCTACTTAGTTTCACCTGTGGGTTACTTTGAGAGCGTCACAGACGAATGTGTTACCGCCATCTGTAGAGTCCTTGTCGGACTTTGTGGGGGCCTTTTTACACCATTCGAAAGTATACAAGGCTGTCAGATTAGAATTCAAgtttatttgaatttgaattcgAAACGGTCACTGAAtctgtcttttttttcttttatttatttatttcttttagtaaCCTTCTAAACGCtgcaaagaaaaagagagagagaatttatttatttatttattggtttTAGGGAAAATTAGGTTAGTCATGGCAATTGTAGAAAGTATTATGAAATAAAAGGATCTTATTACACCGAAAATATCTCTCCGTAACGCCGGGGCAATGAAATAAAAGATTAGTCAAAgatcaaaaaatatatatatatatattgcctTATTTGTAAGCAAAATATAAGGtatgttattttattcacaaaaaatatatatacacgtacgatattataaagaaatatttttatcaatagaaaaaatgtcaaactctttataaaaatagcaaacaAATGAcactaataaacttctatcgATATCTATCACACGATATCAATGAAAACTGATAGAATCTATCaaagaataatgaattttgttattttatgtaaataatttcttttatttttctatttttaaaaattttcgtATTCTATACGGATAtattataaaatcaaatgaataatttattattattattattattacaaataCAGAAACCTTTTCTGAATTAGAGTAGAATAATTTAAGTTAAATCTGTATTGAACCTAAATTTTGATTTgcataatattattattactactacaAATACAGAAACCTAAATTTAGTCTTTCGAAGTTAATTTTCATCTGACtttgttaaataattaaaataattattatacaaAATGTGActatgtttttcaaaatttagagtaAAAATGCAAATAGATATTCAATAgatactaaatttaaaatttattaaaaatattattaaaattatacaattaaaagtataagaattaataaattttaaaatatagataccaaaaataatattttaaccattttttttagagtCTCCAACTCATTGAATTATATTCTGATTGACCCTTACAAATTTGATTAGCTGCATAGTTCATCTCAATTAATGGGACAAAAAAACCACTAATCCAATTAAACTATTTCAGTCCATTTACTTGTTTGCCccttgatttttaaattttctcatCTTATCCTAATGCAATTAACTAtgtaaatgaaaaatttatcgtaataattgtaattatatgatcaaatttttaattataaaaattaaatcctcaaatattaaaattataccGTCAAACatacataattataaaaattttaataatgatattaatcgagattcaattattatttataatctaattttaaaattttataagtttaattattagaatattataattaaaaatttaacggtaaaattataactattatcatatttcaaagataatttttataatttattattctttCTTTGACATAGTAAAATCATTTATAATAGATATAGAAAGcccactaaaaaaataaaaacttaatttgagaaaaaaacaCAAATGACTAATTTAACGATGGGAATAGGAAAACCCCACTAGATGGAGACACTCGGTTGTCttatttgttattaaatatatatttcaatttcttGTAGGTTGGacttttgttgtttattttattggttttcgAACTCAAGAGGGCAATGT
This genomic window from Benincasa hispida cultivar B227 chromosome 4, ASM972705v1, whole genome shotgun sequence contains:
- the LOC120076227 gene encoding cyclin-A1-1-like, with product MFLKAICSCCSRHHRRGFINAVGMLGQLPCRNTLLEYSMLCYAPSLVAASAIFLAKFILLPTKRPWNSTLQHYTHYQPSDLVDCVKDLHRLCCNTHNSSLPAIREKYSQHKYKHVAKKYCPPTIPPEFFQNQTQ
- the LOC120075363 gene encoding cyclin-A1-1-like; protein product: MSTHNRRPSFSSSTTSSLAKRQASSASSSDNVGKVMAVPPHLAKKRAPLGNLTNFKNVSHSAAKSSVPPAIMVPCATKAVKARKSSPARTRSTNLPVTNSTTLVDVKTTNAVAPSNATAFSRTDATAVSSCMDVSPSKSDGVSVSLDETMSTCDSFKSPDVEYLDNTDVPAVDSVERKTKSSLCISGPAPISSQAPIKGSICNRDVLTEMATDGDIIDVDIDFMDPQQCATIACDIYKHLRASEAKKRPSTDFMEKIQKEINSNMRGILIDWLVEVAEEYRLVPDTLYLTVNYIDRYLSGNSMDRQRLQLLGVACMMIAS